In Bacteroidales bacterium, a single window of DNA contains:
- a CDS encoding DUF349 domain-containing protein — protein sequence METTNINDKTNLNANEVQEENALSMSENEPIFQAQIDEEPIIETETNESDEITDTIMNLTVVDYASLSKQELINKFKEILTQSNITQNKNEVEQIRTHFYKKIKQENDELKKKFIAEGGVAEEFQPQTDELEPVFKELYNAYRDKRQELIEEIERQKKENYQKKLEIIEKINELTTKPESLKSTMDEFHELNRQWKEIGVVPQQFVKDIYNKYNLARDNFYNWLKLNQEARDYDLKRNLEAKIELCEKAEQLILEENVVKALGQLQILHERWREIGPVYPDKKEEIWERFKEATHKIHKNHQDFFNKRREEEENNLKAKTILCEIAEEIANKIYNRYKEWEEATKQMIDLQQRWRTIGMVPKSENAPIYKRFRAALDQFFAAKKEYYTQKSEEENKNLQLKTDLCIRVEALKDSTDWKKTTIEIINLQKEWKKIGPVSRKDSDAIWQRFRAACNEFFDRKAKHFDSIENLLEENLNKKIELLKQLENFEFTENPEQDLNHVRQLQKEWFEIGPLPENKQEEIQQRYKKAVQKLYANLKIDDKKKGILNFKLKIDSILNSPNSKEKLQQERTLIAKELHKLENDLKVLENNIGFFSKSKNADSLIADFKKKIEEGRKQTDVLKEQIKYIDNMLKQI from the coding sequence ATGGAAACTACTAACATTAACGACAAAACTAATTTAAATGCTAATGAGGTTCAAGAAGAAAATGCATTATCCATGTCTGAGAATGAACCAATTTTTCAAGCTCAAATAGATGAAGAACCCATTATTGAGACCGAAACCAACGAGTCGGATGAAATTACCGATACTATAATGAACCTTACCGTTGTTGATTATGCATCGTTATCAAAACAAGAACTAATAAATAAGTTTAAAGAAATTTTAACTCAATCAAATATTACTCAAAACAAAAACGAAGTAGAACAAATTCGGACTCATTTTTACAAAAAAATAAAACAAGAAAACGATGAACTTAAAAAAAAGTTTATTGCAGAAGGTGGAGTTGCCGAAGAGTTTCAACCTCAAACCGATGAATTAGAACCTGTATTTAAAGAACTCTATAACGCATACCGCGATAAAAGACAGGAATTAATAGAAGAAATTGAACGTCAGAAAAAAGAAAATTATCAAAAAAAGCTCGAAATAATTGAAAAAATAAATGAACTAACCACTAAGCCCGAATCGTTAAAATCAACAATGGATGAATTTCATGAACTAAATCGCCAGTGGAAAGAAATTGGTGTTGTTCCACAACAGTTTGTAAAAGATATTTATAATAAATATAACCTGGCTCGCGATAATTTTTACAATTGGTTAAAACTGAATCAAGAAGCTCGCGATTACGATTTAAAACGTAATCTAGAAGCAAAAATAGAACTTTGCGAAAAAGCTGAACAGCTTATACTCGAGGAAAACGTTGTAAAAGCATTAGGACAGCTCCAAATTTTACACGAACGTTGGCGCGAAATAGGACCTGTTTACCCAGATAAAAAAGAAGAAATATGGGAACGATTTAAAGAAGCTACCCACAAAATTCATAAAAATCATCAAGATTTTTTTAATAAACGTCGCGAAGAAGAAGAAAATAATCTTAAAGCAAAAACTATTTTATGCGAGATTGCCGAAGAAATAGCTAATAAAATATATAATCGATATAAAGAATGGGAAGAAGCTACAAAACAAATGATTGATCTTCAACAACGTTGGAGAACAATTGGAATGGTACCAAAATCAGAAAATGCTCCTATTTACAAACGCTTTAGAGCAGCACTCGACCAATTTTTTGCAGCGAAAAAAGAATATTATACACAAAAAAGCGAAGAAGAAAATAAAAATTTACAATTAAAAACCGATTTATGCATTCGTGTTGAAGCATTAAAAGATAGCACTGATTGGAAAAAAACAACGATTGAGATCATCAACTTGCAAAAAGAATGGAAAAAAATTGGTCCCGTTTCACGTAAAGATTCGGATGCTATTTGGCAACGATTTAGAGCAGCATGCAATGAATTTTTTGATAGAAAAGCCAAACATTTCGATTCTATTGAAAATTTGCTCGAAGAGAATTTGAATAAAAAAATCGAATTGTTAAAACAACTCGAAAATTTTGAATTTACCGAAAACCCAGAACAAGATTTGAACCATGTTCGTCAATTGCAAAAAGAATGGTTTGAAATTGGACCATTACCCGAAAATAAACAAGAAGAAATTCAACAACGATATAAAAAAGCAGTACAAAAATTATATGCTAACCTTAAAATTGACGATAAAAAGAAAGGAATTCTTAATTTTAAATTAAAAATTGATTCAATACTCAATTCACCCAACTCAAAAGAAAAATTGCAACAAGAACGCACTTTAATTGCCAAAGAGTTGCATAAACTTGAAAATGATTTAAAAGTACTCGAAAACAATATTGGTTTTTTCTCCAAATCTAAAAATGCTGATAGTTTAATTGCCGACTTCAAAAAGAAAATTGAAGAAGGTCGTAAACAAACAGATGTACTTAAAGAACAAATTAAATATATCGATAATATGCTTAAACAAATTTAA
- a CDS encoding lipocalin family protein yields MNRIFCLFSFLLLTLLLSAQPKIENMNNVDINKYAKTWYEIGRFPHRFEKKLTHVSATYQILPNGKISVLNKGYNAQNKLKQIKGIAWIPNLNESNKLKVRFFWPFAAPYWIEYLDHDYTIAIVGGPSKKYLWILADKPKIDDNTYQFLLNKAKELGYNIEKIEKVSQEKNTY; encoded by the coding sequence ATGAATAGAATCTTTTGTCTTTTTAGCTTTTTATTATTAACCTTATTATTATCTGCTCAACCTAAAATAGAAAATATGAATAATGTGGATATTAATAAGTATGCTAAAACATGGTACGAAATAGGCCGTTTCCCTCATCGATTTGAAAAAAAATTAACTCATGTTTCTGCTACTTATCAAATTCTGCCTAATGGAAAAATATCAGTTCTAAACAAAGGATATAATGCCCAAAATAAACTAAAGCAAATTAAAGGTATTGCTTGGATTCCTAATCTTAATGAAAGCAATAAACTTAAAGTCCGTTTTTTTTGGCCATTTGCTGCTCCTTATTGGATTGAATACCTCGATCATGATTATACAATAGCTATTGTCGGAGGACCAAGTAAAAAATATTTATGGATATTAGCTGATAAACCTAAAATAGACGATAATACCTATCAATTTCTTCTAAATAAAGCAAAGGAATTAGGATATAATATTGAAAAAATAGAAAAAGTTAGTCAAGAAAAAAATACATACTAA
- the scpA gene encoding methylmalonyl-CoA mutase: MKPNFHKINIQQSSHTVKVNKNDDSWLTAEQINIKNLYTLTDIEELEHLDYAAGLPPYLRGPYSTMYVMKPWTIRQYAGFSTAEESNAFYRRNLAAGQMGLSVAFDLATHRGYDSDHERVVGDVGKAGVAIDSVLDMKILFDQIPLNKMSVSMTMNGAVIPILAFYIVTALEQGAKLEELSGTIQNDILKEFMVRNTYIYPPEPSMRIIADIFKYTSQNMPKFNSISISGYHMQEAGATADIELAYTLADGLEYLRTGIKAGMNIDDFAPRLSFFWGVGMNHFMEIAKMRAARMLWAKIVKQFNPKNPKSLALRTHCQTSGWSLTEQDPFNNVARTCIEALGAALGHTQSLHTNALDEAIALPTDFSARIARNTQIYLQEETYICKSVDPWGGSYYVEYLTNEIAHKAWALIQEIEELGGMAKAIETGIPKMRIEEAAARKQAKIDSGKEIIVGVNKYRLEKEAPIEILEVDNTAVREAQIRRLNELKANRDNMAVQKALDAITNACATGEGNLLELAVDAAAKRATLGEISYAMEKVYGRYKANIRMISGVYSSETQDNEDFKEAKRLTDLFAQKEGRRPRIMIAKMGQDGHDRGAKVVATAYADMGFDVDMGPLFQTPAEAAKQAVENDVHILGVSSLAAGHKTLVPQVMEELKKLGREDIFVIVGGVIPPQDYDYLYNLGVVGIFGPGTPIAQAAIKILKVLLENNE, translated from the coding sequence ATGAAGCCAAATTTTCATAAAATAAATATCCAACAATCATCCCATACAGTTAAAGTAAATAAAAACGATGATTCGTGGTTAACTGCTGAACAAATAAACATTAAAAATCTTTATACTTTAACTGATATCGAAGAATTAGAGCATTTAGACTACGCTGCTGGTTTACCTCCTTATCTACGAGGTCCATATTCGACCATGTATGTAATGAAACCTTGGACCATACGACAATATGCAGGTTTTTCGACCGCCGAAGAATCCAATGCTTTTTATCGTCGTAATTTAGCTGCTGGGCAAATGGGGTTGTCGGTCGCTTTCGACTTGGCTACCCATCGTGGATATGATAGCGATCACGAACGCGTAGTAGGCGATGTGGGCAAAGCTGGTGTGGCTATTGATTCAGTGCTCGATATGAAAATCTTATTCGATCAAATCCCATTGAATAAGATGTCGGTTTCGATGACTATGAATGGAGCCGTAATCCCTATTTTGGCTTTTTATATCGTTACGGCACTCGAACAAGGAGCAAAGCTCGAAGAACTTTCGGGAACTATACAAAACGACATACTCAAAGAATTTATGGTACGCAATACTTACATATACCCTCCTGAACCATCGATGCGAATTATTGCCGATATTTTTAAATATACATCGCAAAATATGCCCAAATTCAATAGCATCAGTATTTCTGGCTATCATATGCAAGAAGCTGGAGCTACTGCCGATATAGAATTGGCATATACCTTAGCTGATGGATTAGAATACTTGCGTACAGGTATAAAGGCAGGAATGAATATCGACGATTTTGCACCACGATTGTCATTTTTCTGGGGAGTAGGCATGAACCACTTTATGGAAATTGCTAAAATGCGAGCTGCACGTATGTTATGGGCAAAAATTGTTAAACAATTCAACCCCAAAAATCCAAAATCGTTAGCTTTGCGTACTCACTGCCAAACTTCAGGTTGGAGCCTAACCGAACAAGACCCATTTAACAATGTGGCTCGTACTTGTATTGAGGCTTTAGGAGCTGCTTTAGGTCATACTCAATCGCTTCATACGAACGCATTAGACGAGGCTATTGCATTACCTACTGATTTCTCGGCACGTATTGCACGTAATACACAAATTTATTTACAAGAAGAAACTTACATTTGCAAATCGGTTGATCCTTGGGGCGGTTCGTATTATGTTGAATATTTAACAAACGAAATAGCTCACAAAGCATGGGCATTGATTCAAGAAATTGAAGAACTTGGCGGAATGGCTAAAGCTATTGAAACAGGCATTCCTAAGATGCGCATCGAGGAAGCTGCTGCTCGTAAGCAAGCAAAAATCGATTCGGGCAAAGAAATTATTGTTGGTGTAAATAAATATCGTTTAGAAAAAGAAGCTCCAATCGAAATTCTTGAAGTCGACAATACAGCTGTTCGTGAAGCACAAATACGAAGACTTAATGAATTAAAAGCTAACAGAGATAACATGGCAGTGCAAAAAGCACTCGATGCTATTACCAATGCTTGTGCTACTGGCGAAGGAAACTTATTAGAATTAGCTGTCGATGCAGCGGCTAAAAGAGCTACTTTAGGCGAAATTTCGTATGCAATGGAAAAAGTTTATGGACGATATAAAGCAAATATTCGTATGATATCTGGTGTTTATAGCTCAGAAACTCAAGATAATGAAGATTTTAAAGAAGCAAAACGTTTAACCGACTTATTTGCACAAAAAGAAGGACGCCGTCCGCGTATCATGATTGCCAAAATGGGACAAGATGGACACGACCGTGGAGCCAAAGTGGTTGCAACAGCCTATGCCGATATGGGATTTGATGTAGATATGGGACCACTTTTCCAAACACCTGCCGAAGCAGCAAAACAAGCTGTAGAAAATGACGTACATATATTGGGCGTTTCGAGTTTAGCTGCCGGACACAAAACATTAGTACCACAAGTAATGGAAGAATTAAAAAAACTCGGTCGCGAAGATATTTTTGTAATTGTTGGAGGTGTTATACCACCACAAGATTACGACTATTTATACAATTTAGGAGTTGTAGGTATTTTTGGTCCTGGAACACCCATTGCACAAGCGGCTATAAAAATATTAAAGGTATTATTAGAAAATAATGAATAG
- a CDS encoding methylmalonyl-CoA mutase small subunit — translation MSTKQKLFSEFPPITTQQWEEIIIKELKGADYEKKLIWKSNEGITVKPYYRKEDIESIPWIKHDDKNLPLYRSHKTQNNNWIIFEEVYVGNIQNANKQAIEALNKGAEGIEFIIQEKIHYDLVHLFQKQSEFSELVNGINLETTPIRFVSGCSTGVILSMLDEEIKKQKLDKTKLNVSFDYDPIGHLTLNGNFFVSEENTFEQLSSLIKFFKQVVQKGKLIGINGYFFQNAGSTIVQEIALSLAIAAEYFTKLSENEKHAIEEIANLISLNMGVGSNYFMEIAKLRAIRYLWGKLLEAFDQKSEDLPIYIHTITSNWNKTAYDPYVNLLRNTTEAMSAVLGGTDSLTVRPFDAIYKSSDAFSQHLARNIQLILKEEAHLDKVIDPAGGSYYIESLTNSLIEEGWKLFMQIQDMGGYIAAFKEGKIQEMIENTQQKRDMHIAMRQEILLGTNQYPNLKENISQQVVPCLMAGLMPSGKPTVNKPIKLYRGAQAFEDLRLETEKMKRRPKVFLFTYGNLAMRKARANFSINFFGCAGFEIIDNPGFSTIQQGIDEVRKTKPEFVVICSSDEEYPEIVPVIIEALKNETILVLAGFPKDYIEHFKTLGLQHYIHIKSNVLETLKQFQSIVKQIVIKN, via the coding sequence ATGAGTACGAAGCAAAAATTGTTTAGCGAATTTCCTCCTATTACAACTCAGCAGTGGGAAGAAATTATTATCAAAGAATTGAAAGGTGCCGATTACGAAAAAAAATTAATATGGAAATCGAACGAGGGTATTACTGTAAAACCATACTATCGTAAAGAAGATATTGAATCGATACCCTGGATTAAGCACGACGATAAAAATTTACCTCTTTACAGGAGTCATAAAACCCAAAATAACAATTGGATTATTTTCGAAGAAGTATATGTAGGCAACATTCAAAATGCTAACAAACAAGCTATAGAAGCTTTAAATAAAGGAGCTGAAGGAATTGAATTTATAATTCAAGAAAAAATTCATTACGATTTAGTACACTTATTCCAAAAACAAAGTGAGTTTTCTGAATTGGTTAATGGCATAAATTTAGAGACAACTCCTATTCGATTTGTGAGTGGATGTAGTACAGGCGTTATTCTTTCTATGCTCGATGAAGAAATAAAAAAACAAAAACTCGATAAAACAAAATTAAACGTTAGCTTTGATTACGATCCTATTGGGCATTTAACTTTAAATGGTAACTTTTTTGTTTCAGAAGAGAATACTTTTGAACAGTTAAGTTCACTTATAAAATTTTTTAAACAAGTTGTTCAAAAAGGTAAGCTTATTGGCATAAATGGTTATTTCTTCCAAAATGCAGGTTCTACCATAGTTCAAGAAATTGCATTGAGTTTAGCTATAGCTGCCGAATATTTTACAAAGCTTAGCGAAAACGAAAAACACGCTATTGAAGAAATTGCAAACTTAATAAGCCTCAATATGGGTGTTGGCTCCAATTACTTTATGGAAATTGCAAAGCTCAGAGCCATTCGCTATTTATGGGGAAAATTATTAGAAGCTTTTGATCAAAAATCAGAAGATTTACCTATTTACATACATACTATAACATCAAATTGGAATAAAACAGCTTACGACCCATATGTTAATTTGTTAAGAAATACTACAGAAGCAATGTCGGCAGTATTAGGTGGTACCGATTCGCTTACTGTACGACCATTTGATGCCATTTACAAGAGTTCCGACGCTTTTTCGCAACATTTAGCTCGTAATATTCAACTTATTTTAAAAGAAGAAGCACATCTCGATAAAGTAATTGACCCTGCAGGTGGCTCGTATTATATCGAATCACTTACCAATTCACTCATTGAAGAAGGCTGGAAACTCTTTATGCAAATACAGGATATGGGAGGGTATATTGCTGCATTTAAAGAAGGCAAAATACAAGAAATGATTGAAAATACTCAGCAAAAACGCGATATGCATATTGCCATGCGTCAAGAAATATTGCTGGGAACTAATCAATATCCAAATTTAAAAGAAAATATATCTCAACAAGTGGTGCCTTGTTTAATGGCAGGCTTAATGCCTTCGGGTAAGCCTACTGTTAATAAGCCCATAAAACTTTATCGTGGAGCTCAAGCTTTTGAAGATTTGCGTCTCGAAACTGAAAAAATGAAACGTCGCCCTAAAGTTTTCTTATTTACTTATGGCAACCTTGCTATGCGTAAAGCTCGAGCCAATTTTAGTATCAACTTCTTTGGATGTGCTGGATTTGAAATAATTGATAATCCTGGATTTTCTACTATTCAACAAGGAATTGATGAAGTTCGTAAAACAAAACCAGAATTCGTTGTAATTTGCTCCAGTGATGAAGAATATCCTGAAATTGTGCCTGTTATTATTGAGGCATTAAAAAATGAGACTATTCTTGTTTTGGCAGGATTTCCCAAAGATTATATCGAACATTTTAAAACATTGGGATTGCAACATTACATTCATATTAAATCAAATGTACTAGAAACATTAAAACAATTTCAATCTATCGTAAAACAGATTGTAATTAAAAATTAA